TCTCTTCCGTATTTCTTTAGCGCATCATATCCTGCTTCTGGATTTTGTGAAGTCACTCGCTGGTTCCCCCTTATATCTTTTATTGCTTTTAAGACGTTTTCTGGCGTATAACCAAAAGATTGTAAAATCTTTTTCATTTGAGAATCGGGAGCATAGCATGCAGCTAACAATATATGTTCTACAGAAATATATTCATCATTAAATTTACCCGCAAATTCCTCTGCACTAACGAGTAATTGTTGAAGCTTAGCTGTTATATATAATTTTCCTTGTTCAACCCCACTCCCAGTAACCTGAGGTATTCTTGCCATTGATTCAATTAATTTTCCTTGAACTTTATTAGTCGATATACCGGTCCTTTCAAGGATTGAAGCAACAAGACTATCCTCTTGATCTAATAACGACAAGAATAAATGTGGTTCATCCACTTCTTGATGATTATTTTTCACAGCGAGTGACTGAGCATTCATCAATCCTTGTTGAAATCGTTCTGTCATTCGGTTTAAGTCCATACATCCCACTCCTATTTGACCATTTTTGACCTTAAGTTAATTATAAAACAATCCTTTCAAAAAAGTAAATTTTTTTACAGAAGAAAAGCCACCCATATGGATGACTTTCTCTCTATGCATTAAGGTTTTCTTTGGTAAGTCCAAACACGTTCATCGTTGGACGTTTCTGGAAACGGGTCTCCTGCTTTAAGCTTTATTTTTTTGGGATTTTTCACATTATCTCCCGTCTCCCCCACTTCAATATATATACCATTATTCGGTGCTTTTTTCCCTGATTTAAACTGGTGGTTTTGGCCCATGATTTTCCCTCCTTATCGTCTACATTTATATTATTTCCTTTTCTCTAAAGACCATTAAAGGAAGTTCCTTCAAGTTCTCACAGGGTTCGACATTATTTCCTAAGAAATATCATGGAACATGAAAATATGACGATTGTATGAACTTATTCCACAATTATTGCTAAATATTCTTTGTTGACAATATAATTATAGTAAAAATATACCTGTAAATTTGACTGTGATGGTTCATTCAGACGGTTAATTTGACCTTTAAAGGTGGTTAGAATTATGCAGTCAGTAAAAGAAATACCCATAACCCTTTCCCATCTCTTTGATACTGTTCACCATTTGCGAAAGATTGAAAAAGGAAGCTTTCTTTTTCAAGAAGGATCAACAGCTCATGAATTATTTATCATTCAGAGTGGGATTCTGCAAATCAGTAAAATTATCCCTGATGGAAGAGAGCTCACCCTTAGAATGTGCACGAAGGGGGACCTTGTGGGTGAATTAAATTTATTTTCCCCTGCTTCTAAATTTTCATTAAGTGCACGTGTCATTGAAAGCGGAGAAGTGGCTGTAATAAAAAAGGATGTTCTTGAGGAGAAACTCTCACAAAATCTTCCGCTTTCCATTGAATTCATTCAATGGATGAGTCAACAATATCGAAAGAATCAAACGAAGTTTCGAGACCTAGTACTTCATGGAAAAAAGGGCGCATTGTATTCCACTTTAATTCGCATAAGTAATAGCTATGGGATTAAAACTAATAAAGGCATTTTGGTTGAACTGCCATTAACCAATCAAGAATTAGCGAATTTTTGCGGCACTTCTCGGGAAGTGGTCAATCGACTTCTTAGTGACTTAAGAAAAACAAATATTATTTCTATTGATAAAGGTGTTATTACTATTCATGAATTAGATTTCTTAAAAAGAGAAATCGATTGTGAGGATTGTCCAATTGAAATATGTAAAGTAGACTAAGAAGAAGAAAAGCCGGTCATGCTGACCGGCTTTTTTCTTGTCTCTGTTAAAATTGCCTGTTGATTTCCGCTCCAATCAACAGGGTTTATAAATCAACACTGGTCTTTAACAAAGCCTTTTTATCTAATTTTGGTTAAATTGATTTTTGACAAAGTGGATTGTCCAATTTATCGATGTTTCGTCAGTGATTAAAAATGATGGTCCTGTCCACTTCTTTGGAATAAGATTTTTTATTTCCTCACTCCAACAGATTGTTGCAATTACATTATTTAATTTTCCGAGTAAGGGGATGTCAGTAGGTTCTCTTACCAATAATAACTTAGGATAGTGCTCTTGTTTATAGCCCTCGATAAGTATAACATCGGGCTTAAAAAACGTTAAAAGCTCTATT
The window above is part of the Bacillus sp. SORGH_AS_0510 genome. Proteins encoded here:
- the mobB gene encoding molybdopterin-guanine dinucleotide biosynthesis protein B, with product MALVKPVVFQVVGYQNSGKTTFSSKVVHQLKAHQFRTVTIKHHGHGGKPDTWMSKDTGKHLRSGAIAAIVEGDGRLLLQAEDYDCNLGDQIELLTFFKPDVILIEGYKQEHYPKLLLVREPTDIPLLGKLNNVIATICWSEEIKNLIPKKWTGPSFLITDETSINWTIHFVKNQFNQN
- a CDS encoding YjzC family protein yields the protein MGQNHQFKSGKKAPNNGIYIEVGETGDNVKNPKKIKLKAGDPFPETSNDERVWTYQRKP
- a CDS encoding Crp/Fnr family transcriptional regulator; the protein is MQSVKEIPITLSHLFDTVHHLRKIEKGSFLFQEGSTAHELFIIQSGILQISKIIPDGRELTLRMCTKGDLVGELNLFSPASKFSLSARVIESGEVAVIKKDVLEEKLSQNLPLSIEFIQWMSQQYRKNQTKFRDLVLHGKKGALYSTLIRISNSYGIKTNKGILVELPLTNQELANFCGTSREVVNRLLSDLRKTNIISIDKGVITIHELDFLKREIDCEDCPIEICKVD